In the Brassica napus cultivar Da-Ae chromosome A7, Da-Ae, whole genome shotgun sequence genome, one interval contains:
- the LOC106354696 gene encoding solanesyl diphosphate synthase 1, chloroplastic codes for MMMTSCRNIDLGTSVLDLISCGCGRRQFPKTVCKIGVTRSYGGGGNLLFIRRDVGRSCKAVPTKPKEISLVNGIGEAKTVSFDLRQESSSKQPISLVNLFEVVADDLQMLNDNLLSIVGAENPVLISAAEQIFGAGGKRMRPGLVFLVSRATAELAGLKELTTEHRRLGEIIEMIHTASLIHDDVLDESDMRRGKETVHELFGTRVAVLAGDFMFAQASWYLANLENLEVIKLISQVIKDFASGEIKQASSLFDCDVTLEDYLLKSYYKTASLVAASTKGAAIFSRVGTDVTEQMYQFGKNLGLSFQVVDDILDFTQSSEQLGKPAGSDLAKGNLTAPVIFALEKEPRLREIIESEFCEEGSLEEGIELVREGGGIRRAQELAREKADEALKNLQCLPQSGFRSALEEMVMFNLERID; via the exons ATGATGATGACATCGTGTCGGAATATAGACTTGGGTACGAGTGTGCTTGATCTGATCTCATGTGGCTGTGGTCGTCGTCAGTTTCCCAAAACTGTTTGTAAGATTGGTGTGACGAGAAGCTATGGCGGCGGCGGGAATCTGCTGTTTATCCGGCGTGACGTGGGGAGGAGCTGCAAAGCTGTGCCGACAAAACCCAAAGAGATTTCTTTGGTCAACG GGATAGGTGAAGCTAAAACGGTGAGTTTTGATTTGAGGCAAGAGTCGTCATCAAAGCAGCCTATTTCATTGGTGAATCTGTTTGAGGTTGTAGCTGATGATCTTCAGATGTTGAATGATAATCTTTTATCG ATAGTGGGTGCAGAGAATCCGGTTTTGATATCTGCAGCTGAGCAAATCTTCGGAGCTGGTGGTAAAAGGATGAGACCCGGTTTAGTGTTCCTTGTTTCACGAGCCACTGCAGAGCTAGCTGGCCTAAA GGAACTTACAACGGAACATAGGCGTTTAGGTGAGATCATTGAGATGATTCACACTGCAAGCTTGATACATGATGATGTGTTAGATGAGAGTGATATGCGCAGAG GTAAGGAAACAGTTCATGAGCTTTTTGGCACGAGAGTAGCTGTATTAGCTGGTGATTTCATGTTTGCTCAAGCATCATGGTACTTAGCCAACCTCGAGAACCTGGAAGTTATCAAGCTCATAAGTCAG GTGATCAAAGACTTTGCGAGCGGAGAGATAAAGCAAGCATCAAGTCTGTTCGACTGTGACGTTACACTCGAAGACTACTTGCTCAAGAGTTATTACAAGACAGCTTCGTTGGTAGCTGCAAGCACCAAAGGAGCTGCCATCTTCAGCAGAGTCGGTACCGATGTGACAGAGCAGATGTACCAGTTCGGGAAGAATCTTGGCCTCTCTTTCCAAGTGGTCGATGACATTTTGGACTTCACTCAGTCGTCAGAGCAGCTAGGGAAGCCAGCAGGGAGTGATTTGGCTAAAGGCAACTTAACCGCGCCTGTGATTTTCGCTCTGGAGAAGGAGCCGAGGCTGAGAGAGATCATAGAGTCTGAGTTCTGCGAGGAGGGTTCGCTGGAAGAAGGGATTGAGTTGGTGAGAGAAGGCGGTGGAATCAGAAGAGCGCAAGAGTTGGCTAGGGAGAAAGCTGATGAAGCTTTGAAGAATCTGCAGTGTTTGCCTCAGAGTGGCTTCAGGTCAGCTCTAGAAGAAATGGTGATGTTTAATCTTGAAAGAATCGATTAG
- the LOC106357372 gene encoding glucan endo-1,3-beta-glucosidase translates to MAKAWMCLCFLIFFYLSSEINFIKVNAEMKTWCVAKPSSDQAALLDNINYACSHVDCRVLSSGCPCYSPGNLINHASVAMNLYYQANGRNYWNCNFKNSGLIVITNPSYGNCYYDYK, encoded by the exons atGGCTAAAGCATGGATGTGCCTTTgcttcctcatcttcttctacCTCTCGTCAG AAATAAACTTTATCAAAGTCAACGCAGAG ATGAAGACTTGGTGTGTTGCTAAACCATCTTCGGATCAAGCAGCACTTCTAGATAACATAAACTACGCATGCTCTCATGTGGATTGTCGCGTTTTATCGAGTGGATGTCCATGTTACTCCCCCGGTAATCTTATAAACCATGCTTCTGTCGCCATGAATCTTTATTACCAAGCTAATGGAAGAAACTATTGGAACTGCAATTTCAAGAACTCTGGACTTATTGTCATAACCAATCCAA GCTATGGAAACTGCTACTATGACTACAAATGA
- the LOC106357371 gene encoding receptor-like serine/threonine-protein kinase At1g78530, with the protein MANAKETTLYITISVVAFVIGKIIIALLLYKRWKRKHTVHENGFPVKGGKMVMFRSPLLNSVSSDLFMKKTHKLSNKDILGSGGFGTVYRLTINESTAFAVKRLNRGDSERDGGFHRELESMADIKHRNIVTLHGYYTSPHFNLLIYELMPNGSLDSYLHGRKSGDRKVLDWAARLKIAVGAARGISYLHHDCIPHIIHRDIKSSNILLDHNMEARVSDFGLATLMEPDKTHVSTFVAGTFGYLAPEYFDTGKATMKGDVYSFGVVLLELLTGRRPTDDEFFEEGTKLVTWVKGVVRDQREEVVVDNRLRGSPVQEMNDVFGIAMMCLEPEPDVRPTMTEVVKLLEYISL; encoded by the exons ATGGCTAATGCAAAGGAAACAACTCTTTACATAACAATCTCTGTAGTTGCTTTTGTCATTGGTAAGATCATAATAGCTCTTCTTCTCTACAAGAGATGGAAGAGAAAACATACAGTTCATGAAAATGGATTTCCAG tTAAAGGAGGGAAGATGGTGATGTTTAGGTCACCATTACTAAACTCTGTTTCCTCAGACTTGTTTATGAAGAAGACACATAAGCTAAGTAACAAAGACATTCTTGGTTCTGGAGGATTTGGAACTGTTTACAGACTAACCATCAATGAGTCAACAGCTTTTGCTGTGAAGAGGCTAAACAGAGGAGACTCTGAGAGAGACGGAGGGTTTCATAGAGAGTTAGAATCAATGGCTGATATAAAACACAGAAACATTGTTACTCTCCATGGTTACTACACCTCTCCACACTTCAATCTCCTCATCTATGAGCTCATGCCTAATGGAAGCTTAGATTCTTATCTGCACG GAAGAAAATCTGGAGATAGAAAGGTTTTGGATTGGGCGGCGAGATTAAAAATCGCGGTTGGAGCGGCTAGAGGGATTTCTTATCTTCATCATGATTGCATCCCTCATATTATCCATAGAGATATCAAATCTAGTAACATACTTCTTGATCATAACATGGAAGCTAGGGTTTCGGATTTCGGTTTAGCCACTTTGATGGAGCCAGACAAGACTCATGTCTCAACGTTTGTTGCTGGAACGTTTGGATACTTAGCTCCTG AGTATTTTGATACGGGTAAAGCGACAATGAAAGGAGATGTTTACAGCTTTGGAGTTGTTCTTCTTGAGCTTTTAACGGGAAGAAGACCAACAGATGATGAGTTTTTTGAAGAAGGAACAAAGCTTGTTACGTGG GTAAAAGGAGTGGTAAGAGACCAAAGAGAAGAGGTGGTGGTAGATAACAGGTTAAGAGGATCACCGGTTCAAGAGATGAACGATGTGTTTGGTATAGCGATGATGTGTCTAGAACCGGAACCGGACGTTAGACCGACCATGACCGAGGTCGTCAAATTGCTTGAATACATTAGCCTTTAG
- the LOC106354695 gene encoding protein SRG1-like — MEAEGETQWSSLLVPSVLEIAKENTVPPRYLRSEQDKTETLDDSCLSSKLPVIDMQRLCSVSAMDTELEKLDLACQDWGFFQLVNHGIDSSFLEKLETEAQDLFNLPMEEKKKLWQRSGEFEGFGQVNIVSEDQKLDWGDMFILTTQPIPSRKPHLFSKLPPSFRETVETYSSQVKSIAKILFEKMACVLEVKREEMEDLFGDVWQSIKINYYPPCPQPDRVIGLTPHSDAAGLTILLQVNQVEGLQIKKDNKWVVVKPLQDALVVNVGEILEIITNGRYKSIEHRVMVNAEKERLSVAMFHSPGKETVIGPAKSLVDNHQQERLFKSMSTQEFFDAFFARKLNGKSHLDLMTLDPSS, encoded by the exons ATGGAAGCAGAAGGAGAAACACAGTGGAGCTCTCTGCTAGTACCTTCTGTTCTAGAGATCGCCAAAGAGAACACTGTTCCTCCGAGGTACCTTCGTTCTGAACAAGACAAAACAGAGACTTTAGATGATTCTTGCCTAAGCTCAAAGCTCCCAGTTATCGACATGCAGCGCTTGTGTTCTGTTTCCGCCATGGATACCGAGCTAGAGAAGCTCGATCTCGCTTGCCAAGATTGGGGATTTTTCCAA CTAGTCAACCATggaatagattcttcttttcttGAAAAGTTAGAGACAGAGGCTCAAGACCTCTTCAACCTCCCcatggaagagaagaagaaactctGGCAGAGAAGCGGCGAGTTCGAAGGGTTCGGACAAGTCAACATAGTCTCCGAGGATCAGAAACTTGACTGGGGAGACATGTTCATCCTCACTACTCAACCAATTCCATCGCGCAAACCTCACTTGTTCTCCAAGTTACCTCCTTCTTTCAGAGAAACTGTGGAGACTTACTCCTCTCAAGTGAAGAGCATAGCCAAGATCCTCTTTGAGAAAATGGCGTGTGTTCTTGAGGTCAAGCGCGAAGAGATGGAAGATTTGTTTGGAGATGTTTGGCAATCTATAAAGATCAACTACTATCCTCCATGTCCACAGCCGGATCGAGTCATCGGTTTGACTCCACATTCAGACGCTGCAGGTCTCACGATTCTATTGCAGGTGAATCAAGTGGAAGGGCTTCAGATCAAGAAAGATAACAAATGGGTTGTGGTGAAACCGCTTCAAGATGCTTTAGTTGTTAATGTTGGCGAGATCTTAGAG ATTATAACGAATGGGAGATATAAAAGCATCGAGCATAGAGTGATGGTGAATGCAGAGAAAGAGAGGTTATCTGTTGCTATGTTTCACAGTCCGGGGAAGGAGACGGTGATTGGTCCGGCAAAAAGTCTTGTGGATAACCACCAGCAGGAACGTTTGTTCAAAAGTATGAGTACACAAGAGTTCTTTGATGCCTTCTTTGCTCGGAAGCTCAATGGAAAATCACACCTTGATCTTATGACTTTGGACCCCTCATCATAA
- the LOC125576394 gene encoding probable sodium/metabolite cotransporter BASS1, chloroplastic: MASSVVSLSLTTPLKANSFSKYNLTRLPSLRRISCCSTREFTLKSRLALPATCKQRRSVELLTRCGVSSNDFPAEKEKKRSFGEWVEFLGEAVSTAFPVWVSLGCLLGLVKPSAFNWVTPDLTIIGLTITMLGMGMTLTLDDLRGALKMPKELFAGFVLQYSVMPLSAFLVSKLLNLPSHYAAGLILVGCCPGGTASNIVTYIARGNVALSVLMTAASTLSAVIMTPLLTAKLAKQYVAVDALGLVKSTLQVVLLPVLAGAFMNQYFQRVVKFVTPLMAPIAVGTVAILCGTAIGQNASAILASGKQVVMACVLLHLSGFLFGYLFSRLLRIDVASSRTVSIEVGMQNSVLGLVLAAEHFGNPLTAVPCAVSSVCHSIIGSVLAGVWRRSAPKQLED; encoded by the exons atggcctCCTCCgtggtttctctctctctgacaACGCCATTGAAAGCGAACTCCTTTAGCAAGTACAATCTCACTCGGCTGCCTTCTCTACGTCGCATCTCTTGCTGCTCAACTCGCGAGTTTACTCTCAAATCGCGTTTGGCTCTTCCTGCTACGTGTAAGCAGCGGCGAAGCGTTGAGCTTTTGACTCGCTGCGGCGTTTCGTCGAACGACTTCCCCGctgagaaagagaaaaagaggaGCTTTGGGGAGTGGGTCGAGTTTCTGGGAGAGGCGGTGTCGACGGCGTTTCCGGTGTGGGTTTCTCTCGGGTGCTTGCTGGGGCTGGTGAAGCCGAGTGCTTTCAATTGGGTCACTCCTGATTTGACCATTATAGGTCTTACCATCACGATGCTGGGGATGGGGATGACTTTGACTCTCGATGATCTTCGCGGCGCGTTGAAGATGCCCAAAGAGCTCTTCGCCGGCTTTGTGTTGCAGTACTCG GTCATGCCATTATCAGCATTTCTAGTGAGCAAACTCTTGAACTTGCCATCACATTATGCAGCCGGTCTCATATTGGTTGGTTGCTGTCCAGGCG GTACGGCAAGTAACATTGTCACTTACATTGCACG TGGGAATGTTGCACTATCGGTGTTGATGACAGCAGCTAGTACTCTTTCAGCTGTG ATCATGACGCCGCTTCTTACAGCTAAGCTAGCCAAACAATACGTCGCAGTAGATGCTCTTGGATTAGTAAAGTCAACACTACAG GTGGTTCTTCTCCCAGTGTTGGCTGGTGCGTTTATGAACCAATACTTCCAAAGAGTGGTGAAGTTTGTTACTCCTCTCATGGCTCCAATCGCGGTTGGAACGGTCGCGATTCTCTGCGGGACTGCGATTGGTCAGAACGCCTCTGCCATACTCGCTTCAGGGAAACAAGTGGTCATGGCTTGTGTCCTTCTTCACCTCTCTGGATTTCTCTTTGGCTATCTGTTCTCGAGGTTACTCAGAATCGATGTGGCTTCGTCAAGAACTGTCTCTATCGAAGTTGGCATGCAG AACTCGGTGCTTGGACTTGTTCTAGCGGCAGAGCATTTTGGGAACCCGCTCACTGCAGTACCGTGTGCTGTTTCTAGCGTCTGTCACTCCATCATCGGTAGCGTCTTGGCTGGTGTCTGGAGACGCAGTGCTCCAAAACAGCTTGAAGACTGA
- the LOC106354693 gene encoding trifunctional UDP-glucose 4,6-dehydratase/UDP-4-keto-6-deoxy-D-glucose 3,5-epimerase/UDP-4-keto-L-rhamnose-reductase RHM1, translating to MASYTPKNILITGAAGFIASHVANRLIRTYPHYKIVVLDKLDYCSNLKNLNPSKNSPSFKFVKGDIASADLVNHLLITEGIDTIMHFAAQTHVDNSFGNSFEFTKNNIYGTHVLLEACKVTGQVRRFIHVSTDEVYGETDEDALVGNHEASQLLPTNPYSATKAGAEMLVMAYGRSYGLPVITTRGNNVYGPNQFPEKLIPKFILLAMGGKVLPIHGDGSNVRSYLYCEDVAEAFEVILHKGEVGHVYNIGTKKERRVNDVARDVCKLFGMDPEASIKFVENRPFNDQRYFLDDEKLKKLGWSERTTWEEGLKKTMDWYTQNPEWWGDVSGALLPHPRMLMMPGGRHFDGSDEISSAASVSDKPSQTHMVVPSTRSSTSTPQKPSLKFLIYGKTGWIGGLLGKLCEKQGIAYEYGKGRLEDRASLLQDVMSVKPTHVFNSAGVTGRPNVDWCESHKTETIRANVAGTLTLADVCREHGLLMMNFATGCIFEYDEKHPEGSGIGFKEEDTPNFTGSFYSKTKAMVEELLKEYDNVCTLRVRMPISSDLNNPRNFITKISRYNKVVNIPNSMTVLDELLPISIEMAKRNLKGIWNFTNPGVVSHNEILEMYRDYINPEFKWANFTLEEQAKVIVAPRSNNEMDASKLKKEFPELLSIKESLIKYAFEPNKKT from the exons ATGGCTTCTTACACGCCCAAGAACATTCTCATAACCGGAGCCGCCGGTTTCATCGCCTCCCACGTGGCGAACAGGCTCATCCGAACCTACCCTCACTACAAGATCGTGGTCCTCGACAAGCTCGACTACTGCTCCAACCTCAAGAACCTTAACCCTTCGAAAAACTCCCCCAGCTTCAAGTTCGTGAAAGGAGACATCGCCAGCGCCGACCTCGTCAACCACCTCCTCATCACCGAAGGCATCGACACCATCATGCACTTCGCCGCTCAGACCCACGTCGACAACTCCTTCGGCAACAGCTTCGAGTTCACCAAGAACAACATCTACGGTACCCACGTCCTCCTCGAGGCCTGTAAGGTGACAGGCCAGGTACGGAGGTTTATCCACGTGAGTACCGACGAGGTTTACGGGGAGACTGACGAGGATGCGCTCGTGGGTAACCACGAGGCCTCTCAGCTTCTCCCCACGAACCCTTACTCTGCGACCAAGGCTGGCGCGGAGATGCTTGTGATGGCGTATGGGCGATCTTATGGTTTGCCAGTTATTACTACTCGTGGGAACAATGTTTATGGGCCGAATCAGTTTCCTGAGAAGCTGATTCCGAAGTTTATTTTGCTGGCAATGGGAGGGAAGGTTCTTCCGATTCACGGAGATGGGTCGAACGTGAGGAGTTATCTTTACTGTGAGGACGTTGCTGAGGCCTTtgaggtgattctccacaaggGTGAGGTTGGGCATGTTTATAACATTGGGACTAAGAAGGAGAGGAGAGTGAACGATGTGGCTAGAGATGTTTGCAAGCTCTTTGGCATGGACCCTGAGGCGAGTATTAAGTTTGTTGAGAACCGGCCTTTTAATGATCAGAGGTACTTTCTTGACGATGAGAAGCTGAAGAAGCTGGGGTGGTCGGAGAGGACTACGTGGGAGGAAGGGTTAAAGAAGACTATGGATTGGTATACTCAGAACCCTGAGTGGTGGGGTGATGTCTCTGGAGCTTTGCTTCCTCATCCGAGGATGCTGATGATGCCCGGTGGGCGACATTTCGATGGATCAGATGAGATTTCTTCAGCAGCTTCGGTGTCTGACAAGCCGAGTCAAACCCACATGGTGGTTCCAAGCACAAGGAGCAGTACCAGCACGCCGCAGAAGCCTTCTCTCAAGTTCTTGATATATGGTAAAACCGGATGGATTGGTGGTCTGCTTGGGAAGCTATGTGAGAAGCAAGGGATTGCTTATGAGTATGGGAAAGGGAGGTTGGAGGATAGAGCTTCTCTTTTGCAGGATGTTATGAGTGTTAAGCCGACTCATGTTTTCAACTCGGCTGGTGTGACTGGGAGACCTAATGTTGACTGGTGTGAGTCTCACAAGACAGAGACTATCCGTGCTAATGTAGCTGGGACTTTGACTCTAGCTGATGTCTGCAGAGAGCATGGGCTTCTCATGATGAACTTCGCTACTGGTTGTATATTTGAGTATGATGAGAAGCATCCTGAAGGTTCGGGGATTGGGTTCAAGGAGGAAGACACTCCCAACTTCACTGGCTCCTTCTACTCAAAAACCAAAGCCATG GTAGAGGAGCTGCTAAAGGAGTATGACAACGTATGCACATTGAGGGTAAGGATGCCAATCTCTTCAGATCTAAACAACCCGCGCAACTTCATCACCAAGATCTCAAGGTACAACAAAGTAGTCAACATCCCAAACAGCATGACAGTGTTGGACGAGCTCTTACCAATCTCCATCGAGATGGCCAAGAGAAACTTGAAAGGGATCTGGAACTTCACAAATCCAGGTGTGGTGAGTCACAACGAGATCCTAGAGATGTACAGAGACTACATCAACCCTGAGTTCAAATGGGCAAACTTCACATTAGAGGAGCAAGCTAAAGTCATTGTGGCTCCAAGAAGTAACAACGAGATGGATGCTTCTAAGCTCAAGAAAGAGTTCCCTGAGCTACTCTCCATCAAGGAGTCTTTGATCAAGTATGCGTTTGAGCCAAACAAGAAGACTTGA